A genomic segment from Triticum dicoccoides isolate Atlit2015 ecotype Zavitan chromosome 1A, WEW_v2.0, whole genome shotgun sequence encodes:
- the LOC119282680 gene encoding uncharacterized protein LOC119282680 — MGDSSSSASYIRMVHHLIEKCICFNLNKEGCMEALEKHAKINPVVTATVWKELEKENKEFFESYNRDRVERNIEAATMERIQKMLSDAAASKTSDDDEG, encoded by the exons ATGGGCGACTCCTCATCCTCGGCTTCCTACATCAGAATG GTACACCATCTGATAGAGAAGTGCATTTGCTTCAACCTCAACAAGGAGGGGTGCATGGAGGCCCTGGAGAAGCATGCCAAGATCAACCCGGTCGTCACTGCCACTG TGTGGAAAGAGCTGGAGAAGGAGAACAAGGAGTTCTTCGAGTCTTACAACAGGGACCGCGTGGAGCGGAACATCGAGGCGGCGACGATGGAGCGGATCCAGAAGATGCTCTCCGACGCGGCTGCCTCCAAGACCTCCGACGACGACGAGGGCTAG
- the LOC119282669 gene encoding metal tolerance protein 5-like has protein sequence MAAGGSAEGEELFLLRSAEEGDGDGDGLCVGERPWRLNFDGFRRQGPQQENPPSRGLQDCLGVLAQGPGDVVAEYYQQQLEMLEGFNEMDTLTDHGCLPGISKEEREKIARSETLAIRLSNIANMVLFAAKVYASIRSGSLAIIASTLDSLLDLLSGFILWFTAFSMQTPNPYRYPIGKRRMQPLGILVFASVMATLGLQIILESTRSLVSSNGAEFRLTKEQEMWVVNIMLAVTLVKLLLVIYCRSFTNEIVKAYAQDHFFDVITNIIGLVAALLANYFEGWIDPVGAIILAIYTIRTWSMTVLENVHSLVGQSASPEFLQKLTYLCWNHHKAVRHIDTVRAYTFGSHYFVEVDIVLPCDMPLQEAHDIGEALQEKLESLPEIERAFVHLDYEFTHQPEHARSYDT, from the exons ATGGCGGCGGGAGGTAGCGCGGAGGGCGAGGAGCTCTTCCTCCTCCGCTCGGCCGAGGAaggggacggggacggggacgggttgTGCGTGGGGGAGCGCCCCTGGCGGCTCAACTTCGACGGCTTCCGGCGCCAGGGGCCGCAGCAGGAGAATCCGCCGTCGCGCGGCCTCCAGGACTGCCTCGGCGTGCTAG CTCAAGGGCCTGGAGATGTTGTGGCTGAATactaccaacaacagttggagatgtTGGAAGGCTTCAATGAAATGGATACACTGACAGACCATGGTTGCCTTCCTGGAATATCCAAG GAAGAACGTGAGAAAATTGCCCGAAGTGAGACATTAGCCATCCGATTATCTAACATAGCAAACATGGTTCTTTTTGCTGCAAAAGTTTATGCCTCTATAAGGAGTGGCTCCCTAGCTATTATTGCTTCAACACTGGACTCTCTACTTGACTTGTTGTCCGGGTTTATTTTGTGGTTTACTGCTttttcaatgcaaacaccaaacccGTACAGGTACCCAATTGGTAAAAGGCGCATGCAACCTTTG GGAATACTGGTTTTTGCTTCTGTTATGGCAACACTTGGTCTTCAAATTATCCTAGAATCCACACGCTCATTGGTATCATCGAAT GGAGCTGAATTCCGCTTGACAAAAGAACAGGAAATGTGGGTTGTGAATATTATGCTGGCAGTGACGCTGGTGAAGCTTCTGCTGGTTATATATTGTCGCTCATTCACCAACGAAATTGTGAAGGCATATGCACAGGATCACTTTTTTGACGTTATCACCAACATTATTGGGCTTGTGGCTGCACTTCTTGCTAACTATTTTGAAGGCTGGATTGACCCAGTTGGTGCCATCATT CTAGCGATCTACACAATCAGGACATGGTCCATGACGGTGCTGGAGAACGTGCACTCCCTGGTCGGCCAGTCGGCCTCGCCGGAGTTCCTCCAGAAGCTCACCTACCTGTGCTGGAACCACCACAAGGCCGTCAGGCACATCGACACGGTGCGGGCGTACACCTTCGGCTCCCACTACTTCGTCGAGGTCGACATCGTCCTGCCGTGCGACATGCCCCTGCAGGAGGCGCACGACATCGGCGAGGCCCTGCAGGAGAAGCTGGAGAGCCTGCCCGAGATCGAGCGCGCCTTCGTCCACCTCGACTACGAGTTCACCCACCAGCCCGAGCACGCCCGGTCCTACGACACATAG